One window from the genome of Acinetobacter lanii encodes:
- a CDS encoding class I SAM-dependent methyltransferase, whose amino-acid sequence MVSEIRLFVEHDFLEKAQQYSAVLSSRGVSVNIQSVDKLNARFLRFNPDLALCVDQDGLWLCAHGMKMQPDWKAEVGRLKRASLKSEMIARACNLAEKPNLIDATAGLGHDSLLMAHLGAHVTLVERHPILFTLLESTQAQAAQDPFLSPVVERIHLVFSDSADYLQAQIEQQQMVDVVYLDPMFPQRDQNQNAIKKQAQVKKQMQLLHMLLPEDGEMDLGDNLLNLAKQMAKRVVVKRPRLAVFLDEQKPDHQWQGDACRFDAYFQIQTSEQPTT is encoded by the coding sequence ATGGTAAGCGAGATCCGCTTATTTGTAGAACACGACTTTCTCGAGAAAGCACAGCAGTATTCTGCTGTGCTTTCTTCTCGTGGGGTGTCGGTCAATATTCAATCTGTAGACAAGTTAAATGCGCGCTTTTTAAGGTTCAATCCGGATTTGGCTTTATGTGTTGATCAAGATGGACTGTGGTTATGTGCCCATGGCATGAAAATGCAACCGGATTGGAAAGCGGAAGTCGGGCGTTTAAAGCGTGCCAGTTTAAAGTCAGAAATGATTGCACGTGCCTGTAATCTAGCGGAAAAGCCGAATTTAATTGATGCCACAGCAGGCTTAGGGCATGACAGTTTATTGATGGCGCACTTGGGTGCACATGTCACTTTGGTGGAACGTCATCCGATTCTATTTACTTTGCTTGAATCTACTCAAGCACAAGCAGCGCAAGATCCATTTTTAAGCCCAGTGGTTGAACGCATTCATTTGGTTTTTTCAGACTCTGCCGACTATTTGCAAGCACAAATTGAGCAACAGCAAATGGTGGATGTGGTTTATCTTGATCCGATGTTTCCACAACGCGATCAAAATCAAAATGCCATTAAAAAACAGGCACAAGTCAAAAAGCAGATGCAACTGTTGCATATGTTATTGCCTGAAGATGGCGAGATGGATTTGGGCGACAACCTATTAAATCTAGCCAAGCAGATGGCAAAACGTGTGGTGGTAAAGCGTCCACGCCTTGCCGTTTTTCTAGATGAGCAAAAACCCGATCACCAATGGCAAGGTGATGCCTGCCGTTTTGATGCCTATTTTCAAATCCAAACATCAGAACAACCCACAACATAG